A single Nitrospira sp. DNA region contains:
- a CDS encoding PAS domain S-box protein has translation MVHRLRRAVSKAPVMLCAGVIGAASLGLLGLWIVEQELIARAGERLKFGAIQVAHKLDSLLVERIGVLRLLAVAPQLQSGDGPAMKAYLETILQTYGVYDQLAVADLSGHLVASTDTASIGQEVSTKPWFGSVLRATGIHVIEEEQQSRGDGVLSAVLFAAAFRKADGAVGGVVLAKVERATWETFVVETIEEFQAQTRDYGPVRYRILAEDGRVRLGAEPQEEQVGNLRQLGLLSAVHVVGGRSGFVQEEHLTRRVPVITGYASLAAVQGSEGLRWGILVRADRQHVLADLRSVLINVTAAGAGGFLLMLSLVVWAKRCQLREQDHSVKAEQALAESEVQFRAVLDEALDAVVVIDQRGVVQFWSKQAEHTFGWRATEILGKNLAPFIIPPAFREAHQQGMARYLTTGEESVLKKRIEITALRRDGTEFPVELTITPVRAESEVRFSAFLRDITERVRTEQRKRVQIALNMLLSAETLNGEGRQKMLAAIGGSLQWAAGVWWSPDSTNRLHCRAIWAADPAKNDEFLKITHGLDFGPGIGLPGRVWESGEPAWISAAGKTETFPRAPSAAAGEIHGALAIPIPFRGGVGGVLEFFSNQAKEPDESLLAILAWIGQQIGSAMERQQAEQARQESDSRMRAIVHGAMDAIIVMDSSGRISGWNQKAEEIFGWTEQEAVGRDLAETIVPPSLREAHRMGLAKYLATGVGPVLNQMVEIIGARRDGSEFPVELTITPLALDSGRMFSAFVRDITVRKQMVERLNERETYFRLLSEQLPVGVFEVRVDGSCLYVNKTGGTILRLPEAPEGRGHVLPECHWVEWFHQDDHKVLREAWGAAITLASPIQQECRLAGDEEEPRWVQVLMWPIANERGHRYLGTMEDITARKRTIAHTMQLLRQGQFELRTMAEARNLAELLAYAFPDPSRTQLGLTELLVNGVEHGNLGISYDEKSTLLDQGRFEAELIRRSALPEHRDKRVHITVERTDRNLEMTILDDGSGFDWRQYLDLDHRRADESHGRGIAMAKAVSFDQLDFQGSGNQVVVSVSLNGVDADADAWPEEERRVA, from the coding sequence GTGGTTCACAGATTGCGAAGGGCTGTTTCCAAAGCGCCGGTGATGCTCTGTGCCGGGGTGATCGGTGCTGCGTCTCTCGGGCTCCTTGGACTTTGGATAGTTGAACAGGAACTCATTGCCCGAGCCGGTGAACGGCTCAAGTTTGGTGCGATTCAGGTAGCCCATAAACTGGATAGCCTCTTGGTTGAGCGAATCGGGGTGCTTCGTCTGCTCGCCGTGGCACCGCAACTTCAGAGCGGAGATGGCCCGGCGATGAAGGCCTATCTCGAGACGATTCTTCAGACCTATGGAGTCTATGACCAATTGGCGGTGGCGGATCTCTCCGGTCATCTCGTGGCGTCCACCGATACCGCCTCTATCGGGCAGGAAGTGTCTACGAAGCCTTGGTTCGGGTCGGTCCTGCGGGCAACCGGAATTCATGTCATTGAGGAAGAACAGCAGAGCCGCGGGGATGGTGTACTTTCGGCGGTGCTGTTCGCGGCGGCCTTCAGGAAGGCGGACGGGGCAGTTGGGGGCGTCGTTTTGGCGAAAGTAGAGCGCGCAACGTGGGAGACGTTCGTTGTTGAGACTATCGAGGAATTTCAGGCGCAAACACGAGACTACGGACCGGTGCGGTATCGTATTCTGGCCGAAGATGGGCGAGTGCGCCTGGGTGCCGAACCTCAAGAAGAGCAAGTCGGCAATCTCAGGCAACTGGGGTTGCTTTCTGCCGTGCATGTAGTCGGGGGGCGATCGGGGTTTGTACAGGAAGAGCATCTGACCCGCCGAGTTCCCGTCATCACGGGCTATGCCAGCCTGGCTGCTGTTCAGGGGTCAGAAGGATTGCGATGGGGAATTCTGGTCCGTGCCGATCGCCAGCACGTGTTGGCCGACCTTCGCAGTGTGTTGATAAACGTCACTGCGGCTGGTGCCGGAGGGTTTCTTCTCATGCTGAGCTTGGTGGTGTGGGCCAAGCGATGCCAGCTACGGGAACAGGATCACTCCGTCAAAGCTGAACAAGCTTTGGCGGAAAGTGAGGTGCAATTCCGTGCGGTTTTGGACGAGGCCCTTGATGCCGTCGTCGTGATCGATCAACGAGGTGTTGTTCAGTTCTGGAGCAAGCAAGCCGAGCATACGTTCGGATGGCGGGCGACGGAGATCCTGGGGAAGAATCTGGCCCCGTTCATTATCCCTCCTGCATTTCGCGAGGCGCATCAGCAAGGGATGGCGCGATACCTTACGACGGGAGAGGAATCGGTGCTGAAGAAGCGAATCGAAATAACGGCACTTCGCCGCGATGGAACGGAGTTTCCGGTAGAGTTGACTATTACGCCGGTCAGGGCTGAATCCGAAGTTCGCTTTAGTGCTTTCCTGCGTGACATTACAGAGCGGGTCCGCACTGAACAACGCAAGCGGGTGCAGATCGCATTGAATATGCTGCTAAGTGCGGAGACTCTGAATGGGGAGGGCCGACAGAAAATGCTGGCTGCTATCGGCGGGAGTCTCCAGTGGGCTGCGGGCGTGTGGTGGAGTCCTGATTCCACCAATCGTCTCCACTGTCGTGCGATATGGGCGGCCGATCCTGCAAAGAATGATGAGTTCCTTAAAATCACCCATGGTCTGGATTTTGGACCGGGCATCGGACTCCCCGGTCGTGTCTGGGAGAGCGGGGAACCGGCGTGGATTTCCGCTGCCGGCAAAACCGAAACGTTTCCTCGGGCCCCGTCCGCCGCTGCCGGCGAGATACATGGAGCGTTGGCAATTCCAATCCCATTTAGAGGCGGTGTCGGAGGGGTACTGGAATTTTTCTCGAATCAGGCGAAAGAACCTGACGAGAGCCTGTTGGCGATCTTGGCGTGGATCGGGCAGCAAATTGGATCGGCGATGGAACGCCAGCAGGCGGAACAGGCTCGGCAGGAGAGTGACTCCCGTATGCGGGCGATTGTTCATGGCGCGATGGATGCGATCATTGTTATGGACAGTTCCGGTCGCATATCGGGGTGGAATCAGAAGGCCGAAGAAATTTTCGGCTGGACGGAGCAGGAGGCGGTGGGTCGAGATCTGGCCGAAACTATCGTCCCGCCGTCGTTACGCGAGGCGCATAGGATGGGGCTGGCCAAGTACCTGGCCACCGGAGTAGGGCCCGTGTTGAATCAGATGGTCGAGATCATCGGCGCCAGAAGAGATGGATCCGAGTTTCCGGTCGAACTGACGATCACACCGCTGGCATTGGACAGCGGGAGGATGTTCAGCGCGTTTGTACGGGATATAACGGTTCGGAAGCAAATGGTGGAGCGGTTGAATGAACGCGAGACGTACTTCCGGTTGTTGTCGGAACAGTTGCCGGTCGGGGTGTTTGAAGTGAGGGTCGATGGAAGTTGCCTCTATGTGAACAAGACAGGCGGTACCATTCTGAGACTTCCGGAGGCACCAGAGGGACGGGGGCATGTTCTGCCGGAATGCCATTGGGTGGAGTGGTTCCACCAAGATGATCACAAAGTTCTACGGGAAGCCTGGGGTGCGGCAATCACTTTGGCGAGCCCAATTCAACAGGAATGTCGATTGGCCGGGGATGAAGAGGAGCCGCGATGGGTTCAAGTGCTGATGTGGCCAATCGCCAATGAGCGCGGACATCGATATCTTGGAACGATGGAGGATATCACGGCGCGAAAGCGGACGATCGCGCACACGATGCAGTTGCTCCGGCAAGGACAATTTGAATTGCGCACGATGGCGGAGGCCAGAAATCTGGCTGAATTACTTGCCTACGCTTTCCCCGATCCATCCCGTACGCAGCTGGGCTTGACGGAATTGCTCGTCAATGGAGTTGAGCATGGGAACCTGGGTATTTCCTATGATGAGAAATCCACACTCTTGGACCAAGGCCGGTTCGAGGCTGAGCTGATCCGGCGATCGGCGTTACCGGAACATAGGGACAAGCGTGTCCATATCACGGTGGAGCGGACCGACAGGAATCTCGAGATGACGATTCTCGATGACGGCAGCGGGTTTGACTGGAGACAGTATCTCGATCTGGATCATAGGCGGGCAGACGAATCTCACGGCCGCGGTATTGCGATGGCCAAAGCTGTGAGTTTTGACCAGCTAGATTTTCAGGGGTCCGGCAATCAGGTCGTAGTATCGGTCTCACTGAACGGGGTCGATGCCGATGCCGATGCGTGGCCGGAAGAGGAGCGCAGGGTCGCTTAG
- a CDS encoding SprT-like domain-containing protein: MNPSIERLQAEWRTLNERYFDGLLREISIAWSRRLTSSVGMFVSRGGPRPRQFDESTPQRSKREIRLSEPLMARLAERTPYAEQELLNTLAHEMIHQWQFDILKRKPNHGPDFVRKMTEMNRSGLVSITIYHSLHKEVLALAQFAWRCKDCGRVYRRQRKTIQPRRHLCGTCRGALQELPMVHRGAVPMPLTPFITPPPSAPLPSEAGQLSLGWGASIRALFSGR; this comes from the coding sequence ATGAATCCCTCCATCGAACGGTTACAAGCAGAGTGGCGCACCCTGAACGAGCGCTACTTCGACGGGCTCCTGCGGGAAATTTCCATTGCCTGGAGCCGCCGCCTGACGTCGTCCGTCGGCATGTTCGTCAGTCGCGGAGGCCCGCGTCCACGGCAATTCGACGAATCGACTCCGCAGCGATCCAAACGGGAAATACGCTTGTCCGAGCCTCTGATGGCACGCCTGGCTGAACGAACCCCCTATGCCGAGCAGGAACTGCTGAATACGCTCGCCCATGAGATGATTCATCAATGGCAGTTCGACATCCTGAAACGGAAGCCGAACCATGGCCCTGATTTTGTGCGGAAGATGACCGAGATGAACCGGAGCGGGCTGGTCTCGATTACGATCTATCACTCGCTTCACAAAGAAGTGCTGGCGCTGGCGCAATTTGCGTGGCGCTGCAAGGATTGCGGAAGGGTGTATCGCCGTCAACGCAAGACGATTCAACCTCGCCGGCATCTCTGCGGAACCTGCCGGGGAGCGTTGCAGGAATTGCCGATGGTGCATCGTGGGGCGGTGCCCATGCCGCTGACGCCCTTCATCACTCCGCCGCCATCTGCCCCCCTGCCGTCCGAGGCCGGGCAACTCTCGCTCGGCTGGGGAGCGTCGATTCGCGCGCTCTTCTCCGGCCGCTAA
- a CDS encoding D-sedoheptulose 7-phosphate isomerase, whose protein sequence is MKDFVLKAFSDSAAVKQQFARDHADRIAHVAALLVTAFREGHKVLLFGNGGSATDAAHIAAEFVGRYKRERKPLPAIALATDIAAITCIANDYGFDELFARQVRAHGQKGDIAIGISTSGNSPNVLKGIEAARECGLITIAWTGGTGGKLAGLVDHPFVVPSTVTARIQESHITLGHVLCELVEETLLGTAS, encoded by the coding sequence ATGAAAGATTTTGTCCTCAAGGCCTTCTCCGACAGCGCGGCCGTCAAACAACAATTTGCGCGCGACCACGCCGACCGCATCGCCCACGTCGCCGCACTGCTGGTGACCGCGTTCCGCGAAGGACACAAAGTCCTGCTGTTCGGCAATGGTGGCAGCGCCACGGACGCCGCGCACATCGCAGCGGAGTTTGTCGGCCGCTATAAGCGCGAGCGCAAGCCGTTGCCGGCCATCGCCCTCGCGACCGACATCGCCGCCATCACCTGCATCGCCAACGACTACGGGTTCGACGAACTCTTCGCCCGGCAGGTACGAGCTCACGGCCAGAAAGGCGATATCGCCATCGGCATCAGCACCAGCGGCAATTCGCCGAATGTACTCAAAGGGATCGAGGCCGCGCGCGAATGCGGCCTGATCACTATCGCGTGGACCGGCGGCACCGGCGGGAAACTCGCCGGCCTCGTCGATCATCCGTTCGTCGTACCCTCCACCGTCACGGCGCGCATCCAGGAAAGCCATATCACGCTCGGCCATGTCCTGTGCGAACTCGTAGAGGAAACACTCCTTGGCACAGCGTCCTAA
- a CDS encoding stomatin-like protein has translation MSGGFLVTLLLALFVLYVISKLAVVVPQQSAYVVERLGKYSATLDAGFHILLPFVDNIRYKHSLKETAIDIPEQVCITRDNVQVSVDGILYLKVLHPQRASYGISDYGFALIQLAQTTLRSEIGKIELDRTFEERTNINIQVVNELDKASDPWGVKVLRYEIKNITPPKDVLNAMEKQMRAEREKRAVILTSEGERDAAINQAEGEKQQVIKASEAKKQQQINEAEGAASAILAIAQATAEGLRKVAETIQVPGGQEAVQLRVAEQYITKFGELARTNNTLILPATVSDVGSMIALAMSAIKQGSPTPPPKA, from the coding sequence ATGAGCGGCGGATTTCTCGTCACACTCCTATTGGCCCTGTTCGTCCTCTATGTCATCTCAAAGTTGGCCGTCGTCGTCCCGCAACAAAGCGCTTATGTCGTCGAGCGTCTCGGCAAATATTCGGCAACGCTGGACGCCGGTTTTCACATCCTGCTCCCCTTTGTCGATAACATCCGCTACAAGCACTCGCTCAAAGAAACAGCCATCGATATTCCCGAGCAGGTTTGCATCACCCGCGACAACGTGCAGGTGTCGGTCGACGGCATCCTGTACCTCAAAGTGCTGCATCCGCAGCGCGCGTCCTATGGCATCAGCGACTATGGATTCGCCTTGATCCAGCTGGCCCAAACGACCTTGCGAAGCGAGATCGGGAAGATCGAACTTGATCGGACCTTTGAAGAACGGACCAATATCAATATCCAGGTCGTGAATGAGCTCGACAAGGCCTCGGACCCCTGGGGCGTCAAAGTCCTGCGCTATGAGATCAAGAACATCACGCCGCCCAAGGACGTGCTCAATGCGATGGAAAAGCAGATGCGGGCGGAGCGGGAAAAGCGCGCCGTGATTCTCACGTCAGAAGGCGAGCGCGACGCCGCGATCAACCAGGCCGAGGGTGAGAAGCAGCAAGTGATCAAGGCCTCGGAAGCGAAGAAACAGCAACAGATCAATGAAGCCGAAGGCGCCGCCTCAGCCATCCTCGCGATCGCCCAAGCGACCGCCGAAGGACTCCGGAAGGTGGCCGAGACCATTCAAGTGCCCGGCGGACAGGAAGCGGTCCAGCTGCGCGTAGCAGAACAGTACATCACGAAATTCGGTGAGCTGGCCAGGACCAATAACACGCTCATTCTCCCGGCCACCGTCTCCGACGTCGGCTCCATGATCGCGCTGGCCATGAGCGCCATCAAGCAGGGTTCGCCGACCCCGCCACCGAAGGCCTAG
- a CDS encoding NfeD family protein encodes MIWWYWLLLGLLLLGAEMMTPGGFYILFFGLAALVVGAIAWLELVPGESAQWLLFSGMAVAFLLLFRGPLLARINASEVKHPDIDSMTGEIAIPADTLAAGAVGKVELRGTTWSARNTGPNPLAKGQRSKVTGMDGLTLLITGE; translated from the coding sequence ATGATCTGGTGGTACTGGCTCTTGCTCGGGTTGCTCCTGTTGGGCGCCGAGATGATGACCCCCGGGGGATTCTACATTCTCTTTTTCGGCCTCGCCGCCCTGGTGGTCGGAGCGATCGCGTGGCTGGAACTCGTCCCGGGAGAATCCGCCCAATGGCTGCTTTTCTCCGGCATGGCCGTCGCATTCCTGTTGTTGTTTCGCGGCCCCTTGCTGGCCCGCATCAATGCCTCGGAAGTGAAACATCCCGACATTGATTCGATGACGGGCGAAATCGCCATTCCCGCAGACACACTGGCCGCCGGAGCCGTCGGAAAAGTCGAACTCCGAGGCACCACCTGGTCGGCCAGAAACACCGGCCCCAACCCATTGGCAAAGGGGCAGCGGAGCAAAGTCACCGGCATGGACGGCCTCACATTGCTGATCACAGGCGAATAG
- a CDS encoding TIGR02710 family CRISPR-associated CARF protein yields MAHEQPTKALVVAFTDDAAAAVFVINRLQPEALCFVLPESAKDLVESAVQPHIEHMPRRWDWVTLADTVDVAACHHALAGVLPDLLTTWDVHSGDLVLDLTGATPAMAGALTLVTLPTSSRTVALLPWIEGQESEPIMVGSRLMRWAQGNLWDDVALVSRQEAAELFNRGMYSAAIRRFREIETRVSGGQKPTYRAFADLAEGYEFWERLHYRQAWDKLKTAAKALEMASLWGGPPGLKTVLPSIKANATFLEKLVLDPAAVKDSLALDLLAHAGRRQRAGHDPESAMIVLMRALESFAQRQLFKQYKIKTWDVQPEQLQQAIQETCRRAWLDDVDGKYKAPLQGQFRVLAALGDPLGQAFLREWPTMKPLLDAANHGVLGHGFEPVKSERVQQLYDVVVKLTGVTESSLPKFPTLAL; encoded by the coding sequence ATGGCGCACGAACAACCAACCAAAGCACTCGTGGTCGCGTTTACCGACGATGCGGCGGCGGCGGTCTTTGTCATCAATCGCCTCCAGCCTGAGGCGCTCTGCTTCGTGCTGCCGGAGTCCGCGAAGGACCTGGTGGAGTCGGCTGTGCAACCCCATATCGAGCACATGCCCAGGCGATGGGATTGGGTCACGCTGGCCGATACGGTCGATGTCGCAGCCTGTCATCATGCGCTGGCTGGTGTGCTGCCGGACCTGCTGACAACCTGGGATGTGCACTCCGGCGATCTGGTGCTCGATCTCACCGGGGCGACCCCGGCGATGGCGGGCGCATTGACGCTGGTGACCTTGCCGACGAGTTCCCGGACCGTTGCGCTGCTGCCATGGATTGAGGGGCAGGAGAGCGAGCCGATTATGGTGGGGAGCCGGCTGATGCGCTGGGCACAGGGCAATCTTTGGGATGATGTGGCGCTGGTCTCGCGTCAGGAGGCCGCCGAGCTGTTCAATCGCGGGATGTACTCGGCTGCGATCAGACGGTTTCGCGAGATCGAGACCAGGGTGAGCGGCGGGCAGAAGCCGACGTATCGTGCTTTCGCCGATCTCGCCGAGGGCTATGAGTTCTGGGAGCGATTGCACTACCGGCAGGCGTGGGACAAACTGAAGACTGCGGCGAAAGCGCTGGAGATGGCCTCGTTGTGGGGCGGGCCACCGGGATTGAAGACGGTGCTTCCGTCCATCAAGGCCAACGCGACGTTTCTCGAAAAGCTGGTGCTCGATCCCGCGGCCGTCAAAGACTCCCTCGCCCTTGATTTGCTCGCCCATGCCGGGCGACGGCAGCGTGCCGGCCACGATCCGGAGTCGGCGATGATCGTCCTGATGCGCGCCCTCGAATCGTTCGCCCAGCGGCAGTTGTTCAAGCAGTATAAGATCAAGACCTGGGATGTGCAGCCGGAGCAGCTCCAGCAGGCCATTCAGGAAACCTGCCGGAGGGCTTGGTTAGACGACGTCGACGGCAAGTACAAAGCCCCCTTACAAGGCCAGTTCCGCGTACTGGCGGCGCTGGGCGATCCACTCGGCCAGGCCTTCCTGCGTGAATGGCCGACCATGAAGCCACTGCTCGATGCGGCGAATCATGGCGTGCTCGGCCACGGTTTTGAGCCGGTCAAATCGGAGCGTGTGCAGCAGCTGTACGATGTCGTGGTGAAGCTGACCGGAGTGACAGAGTCATCGTTGCCGAAGTTTCCCACGCTCGCGCTCTAA
- a CDS encoding YbgC/FadM family acyl-CoA thioesterase: MEVKIYYEDTDCGGVVYYANYLKYFERARTHYLEARGLSVSGLMNQGTVFVVVRAELDYRSPARYGDTLLIDTVVSDLSAASMTFAHVVKEKASGRVIVEGSARLASTDGNGKVKRLDKAVVAVLQSGADKESLNG, translated from the coding sequence ATGGAAGTCAAAATCTACTATGAGGATACAGACTGCGGCGGAGTGGTCTACTACGCCAACTACCTCAAATATTTTGAGAGGGCGCGGACGCACTATCTTGAAGCGCGGGGGCTGTCGGTCTCCGGGCTAATGAACCAGGGGACGGTGTTTGTGGTCGTGCGCGCGGAGCTGGACTATCGGTCTCCCGCACGGTACGGCGACACGCTGCTCATCGATACGGTGGTGTCCGATCTGAGCGCCGCCTCCATGACTTTCGCGCATGTGGTGAAAGAAAAGGCGAGCGGACGGGTGATCGTGGAGGGGTCTGCTCGACTGGCCTCGACAGATGGCAACGGCAAGGTGAAACGTCTCGACAAGGCGGTCGTCGCCGTACTACAGTCCGGAGCCGATAAGGAGTCATTGAATGGATAA
- a CDS encoding antibiotic biosynthesis monooxygenase family protein codes for MLPLKPLDETVPIFSQLNADVSPVVLVNVFTVAESDIPALLKAWADDATWMKQQPGYISTQLHRGIAGSTAFMNYAVWESVAHFRAAFSHPDFKQALERYPSSAVASPHLFTRLTVPNLCVGP; via the coding sequence ATGCTTCCACTGAAACCTCTCGATGAAACCGTTCCGATTTTTTCCCAACTCAATGCCGATGTGTCGCCGGTTGTACTCGTGAACGTATTTACCGTTGCAGAGTCCGATATCCCTGCATTGCTGAAAGCCTGGGCCGATGACGCCACCTGGATGAAACAACAACCGGGGTATATCTCCACTCAGCTACATCGCGGGATTGCGGGAAGCACCGCTTTCATGAATTACGCCGTATGGGAATCGGTGGCCCATTTTCGAGCGGCTTTCAGCCATCCCGACTTCAAACAAGCCTTAGAACGCTACCCTTCATCTGCCGTAGCCTCACCACACTTGTTCACACGCCTCACAGTCCCAAATCTGTGCGTCGGTCCCTAA
- a CDS encoding thermonuclease family protein, with protein sequence MPKGRYKIAPYRKQAQSSALGRISGRRIPTSQPIHTVDGDTLRVGSERIRLRGIDTPELNEPRGPEARQRLEQLLKEGPIRIVPHGQDVYGRTVADVFVNGKNVAEMLKQEGFAKPQS encoded by the coding sequence TTGCCTAAGGGCCGGTACAAAATCGCGCCGTACCGGAAACAGGCGCAGTCTTCGGCGTTGGGCCGGATCTCCGGAAGGAGAATTCCCACCAGCCAACCCATCCACACCGTCGACGGCGATACTTTGCGCGTGGGCTCTGAACGCATCAGACTCCGCGGCATCGACACGCCGGAACTGAACGAGCCACGCGGACCAGAAGCCCGACAGCGGCTGGAGCAACTCCTCAAAGAAGGGCCGATCCGTATCGTGCCCCATGGCCAGGATGTCTACGGCCGCACCGTCGCCGACGTATTTGTGAATGGAAAGAACGTAGCAGAGATGCTGAAACAAGAAGGGTTCGCAAAGCCGCAGTCCTAA
- the hemL gene encoding glutamate-1-semialdehyde 2,1-aminomutase — protein MKTTRSAQLFAAAQLLIPGGVNSPVRAFRSVGGQPRFIKRAKGAKLYDVDGNTYLDYVLSWGPMILGHAAPAVIRAIKKAADNGTSYGAPTELEVTLARMIRDAFPSMEKVRLVSSGTEAVMSAIRVARGFTKRDSILKFEGCYHGHSDYLLAKAGSGLATLGIPDSPGVPADFAKHTLTAPYNDIDTVRRMVAEHRKDLACIILEPIAGNMGVVPPAPEFLSALRRLTAENDILLVFDEVISGFRVNYGGAQALYGITPDLTILGKIIGGGLPVGAYGGRKDIMDLIAPSGPVYQAGTLSGNPLAVSAGIETLKQLKKKGVYKKLEAQSAALAKGIGEAAKKAGVPLIQTRVGSMLTAFFTSTPVSDWNTVKQADTARYGKYFHKMLDQGIYLAPSQFEAAFLSTAHTSADIDKTIRAAHSAFKSL, from the coding sequence ATGAAAACGACTCGATCAGCCCAACTCTTTGCCGCAGCCCAATTGCTCATTCCCGGTGGGGTCAATAGCCCCGTCCGAGCGTTCCGCTCTGTCGGGGGTCAGCCCCGGTTCATCAAGCGCGCCAAAGGAGCCAAGCTCTACGACGTCGACGGCAACACCTATCTCGACTATGTCCTCTCCTGGGGCCCCATGATCCTGGGACATGCCGCTCCGGCGGTCATCCGGGCTATTAAGAAAGCCGCCGACAACGGCACCAGCTACGGCGCACCCACGGAATTGGAAGTCACCCTTGCCCGCATGATCCGCGACGCCTTCCCGTCCATGGAGAAAGTGCGTCTGGTCAGTTCCGGAACTGAAGCCGTCATGAGCGCCATTCGCGTGGCCCGGGGCTTCACCAAGCGGGACAGCATCCTGAAATTCGAGGGCTGCTACCACGGACACAGCGACTACTTACTCGCCAAAGCCGGTTCTGGTCTGGCCACCTTGGGCATCCCCGATTCACCCGGCGTCCCGGCCGACTTTGCCAAGCACACCCTGACGGCCCCTTATAACGACATCGACACTGTGCGACGAATGGTGGCCGAACATCGCAAAGACCTGGCCTGCATTATTCTGGAGCCGATCGCAGGCAATATGGGCGTCGTGCCCCCGGCCCCGGAATTTCTCTCCGCTCTTCGCCGGCTGACGGCAGAGAATGACATTCTTCTCGTCTTTGACGAAGTGATTTCAGGATTTCGCGTGAACTACGGAGGCGCGCAGGCGCTCTATGGCATTACGCCGGATCTCACCATCCTCGGGAAAATCATCGGCGGGGGGCTGCCGGTCGGCGCCTACGGCGGACGGAAAGACATCATGGATCTGATCGCGCCATCCGGGCCGGTCTATCAGGCAGGAACCTTGTCGGGAAATCCGTTGGCCGTCTCGGCGGGGATCGAAACGCTGAAACAGCTCAAGAAGAAGGGCGTCTACAAGAAGCTTGAGGCGCAATCCGCGGCCCTGGCGAAGGGCATCGGCGAAGCGGCGAAGAAAGCGGGCGTGCCGCTCATCCAAACCCGCGTGGGCTCCATGCTCACCGCATTCTTTACTTCCACGCCTGTCAGTGATTGGAATACCGTGAAACAGGCGGATACAGCGCGCTACGGCAAGTACTTTCACAAGATGCTGGACCAGGGCATCTATCTGGCTCCGTCGCAATTCGAAGCAGCGTTCCTCTCCACCGCTCACACCTCAGCCGACATCGACAAAACCATCCGCGCCGCGCATTCCGCCTTCAAGAGCTTATAG
- a CDS encoding YidB family protein, producing MDQLGQAVGGMLGGSSNQNPLMQALTGLLGQNSSVGGLAGLVQTLQKNGLGEIVNSWVGTGKNLPVTPQQIQQGLGGDLLKQLATKAGISTEAAGTQLAGLLPDLVDKLTPTGKI from the coding sequence ATGGATCAATTAGGGCAAGCCGTCGGCGGCATGCTCGGCGGAAGCAGCAACCAGAATCCTTTGATGCAGGCTTTGACCGGCTTGCTCGGTCAGAATAGCTCGGTGGGAGGGCTCGCTGGACTGGTCCAAACCCTCCAAAAGAACGGCCTGGGCGAGATCGTGAACTCCTGGGTGGGTACCGGCAAGAATCTTCCTGTGACCCCCCAGCAGATTCAACAGGGCCTCGGCGGCGACCTGCTCAAACAACTGGCGACCAAAGCCGGGATCTCGACCGAGGCCGCCGGCACGCAACTCGCCGGCTTGTTGCCAGATCTCGTCGACAAGCTGACACCGACAGGAAAGATTTAA
- a CDS encoding barstar family protein → MTPPRTLMSYLQTPIAPWSSLLVIPAGTTATALVKAPTGFALRVIHGKKCSTPAGLFTEFARALGFPDYFGHNWDAMEECLADLEWLPAKGYVLLLTDAQAVLADDEDEYETLLEILSDAGEAWSKGQAGGGSKAVAFHALFAVSHQEAPRRKHWGIEPAPMPDLSPPTKGRSPRPAKNGRTPQ, encoded by the coding sequence ATGACACCACCACGCACCTTGATGAGTTATCTCCAGACTCCGATAGCCCCCTGGTCGTCCTTGCTCGTTATTCCGGCCGGCACGACGGCCACCGCTTTGGTCAAAGCGCCGACCGGATTCGCCCTGCGCGTAATCCACGGCAAAAAATGCTCGACCCCGGCCGGCCTGTTCACGGAATTCGCTCGCGCCTTAGGGTTCCCGGACTATTTCGGTCACAACTGGGACGCGATGGAAGAATGTCTCGCGGATTTGGAATGGCTGCCGGCCAAGGGCTATGTGCTGCTCCTCACCGATGCACAAGCCGTCTTGGCCGACGACGAGGACGAGTACGAAACGCTGCTCGAGATTCTGAGCGATGCCGGGGAAGCCTGGAGCAAAGGCCAGGCCGGCGGAGGGTCCAAGGCGGTTGCCTTTCATGCCCTCTTTGCAGTATCACACCAGGAAGCACCTAGGAGAAAACATTGGGGGATTGAGCCGGCGCCAATGCCGGACCTCTCCCCCCCGACGAAAGGACGATCGCCTCGTCCCGCAAAGAATGGGAGGACACCGCAATGA